tttttacggacgatggaagcatctcttattttttaagtactagAGATAGAGAATAGCAGAGGTGGGTAATTTTGTTCTCCCAAAAACTAGCTTTGGGCAAAAGCAGTTGTGGCTTTTGGGCCCTTTGGTTGGCTTTtggcttttgcaaaagcaaaagcacGTTGAAAAGCCCAACCAAGCTACACCACTAGTTCAATGCAAATGATAGTCAATTGAATACAATCCTTATTTGCCTTTCATactctcaatgacatgtggatccaGGGCATAGTTAATTCCATGTTTAAACATGATTAGTggatgttttcttttattttttaaaggaaatagTTAAGTTATTTCATTCTAACCAATTCAAAGTATTAACATGTGCAAAAAATATGTAGGGGTTATCTTAGCTCTTACTATATATTTTCCAGCAACTATTTCATATTCCAATTCCGCCCACCAtgcttctcttcctcttctcttttctgcTTTGCCCCCTCCACTACATCACCTCCGGCGGCTGgtaccgccgtcgccgccacttcGCCATGCCACCTTCTTTCATAAGTGAGGATCCTCTACCATAATGTCACTACCATTATAGCCACTGGTATATGGGTCCTACCCTTATATTACCTCACATGCGACTTTAATGGTAGTGTCATTATGGTAGAGGATGTGAACCCGTTATTTTTCTGCATTCATGTGGCATGTTGATTGTGTGAGTCTGAATTATTACCCCTAAACAAAGTTTAGATTCTGTTAATGGCGACAATCAGCTGACCTTGATATATACACCATTCTTATACAATGAGGTTGTATCGCTGATAGCAAGACTTGATAAATTATCCCAAAAGAAGTATATTACATATCCCTTTGTCAGTCATGTAACTCTAGGCGACTGCACCTATAAGTCATACACCATCAGTCAACATACATATCAAAACATTTGTCAATTCCACAAATAATTTTACCATCCCAAAAGAATATCCAAATCAAATGTTTGTCCGATTGAGTTATCTGGTTACCAATGCCAGAAATAAGTGTATCCAAATAGAATGTGGTTGTTTGATCATCCTCAGGTTAGCTATGACagtgttaaactctgaattatGAATCTAGATTCATGTGCTGATAATAAAACTAACACATGTTCCAAACATATGAAGCCGTACAACACAACTTGCCAAACATAATTTGCAGCGTGAGGATATTTTTCTTTATGAAAAGTGTGAGGATAAATTTTGAGGATAACAAATAGATAAGTGAGGTTTTACTATAGTTCAAGTAAGTAGTTACCCGCTTAGAATCATCGGAGAACTGTACAGGGAAAGTAATCTGCCATTAGAAACACGAACTACTTTTTTTCCAAGCCACTTTCAGCCTATTTTCTTATTTCCTGAATTCTTTGACAATTTGTTTTCTCCTCCTAGCCCACCGGACGGTTTTACCTCTGGTCCCACTGGTCAGgtcgagagagaaagagggcgATCATCCACTGGCCCCCGCCGGTGATGCCATTTGGGCCACCCAAGCCTAGGTCCCATGGCACCTAGGATTTGGGGGCCGAGGAATTGAGATTTGCCATTAGATTGGCTCCAATGCATAATTGAGATTTGCTTGTTGCAGTCAACACATCATTATGCACACTTCGTTGGCATACTTCTCAACCTCACATTTTAATAAGCTTGAATTTTGATACTTTATCCCTTTTACAaaacttatattttataaaaggaTTGTCTACATCCACGAGTAGCTATAGAGGCCGGACTtctatccattatcttaaaaagagGTCTCTAATGGAAACCAtaacaaaatatatactccctccgtttcaaaatgtttgacaccgttgactttttaatacgtgtttgaccattcgttttattcaaaaactttaagtaattatttattttttttaatcatttgattcattgttaaatatactttcatgtacacatatagttttacatatttcacaaaatttttttgaataagacgaacggtcaaacatgtgctaaaaaatcaacggtgtcaaatattttgaaacggagggagtatatacatatTTAGACCCCAACTGTACCATCAAGCTCAAAGCCGCAGATGTCTAATATCTCCACACTATATTGACACTATGTGTTTGGCCATAGTGGCGTCAACTCCATATCAACAAAGGTCAGCATGAAGGCTCTTGCAACTGGTCGCCTAGCACACAACGACTAGGCTTGGTACGGCCCCATTTTTCTTATATTATGCTTGGGTACATATTCTTGATCAAGAATAATGTCCTCATATGTTCTGAAAAAGAACTCCCAGTGCCTCTCATTCCAAGTACCTATGATTGTAGTCTTTGAGTGTATATTCTAAGCTTTCTATTGTTTTGGCATCAGTCTCCTTGAGCCATCTTCTGGTGATGGCAAACTTTCCAAGTTACCAATTAGATAGATAAGGTGATTATGTATCTTACCTATATATGAATGGCGCATGGCCAATAAGTATTGTTGGCTTATGCACATGTCCCACCATCCGAGCTAAAGTGTGATTTCTCACTGAATAAAGCGTGCAAAAACAAAATGCCATGTATCCATAGTGTGCAAACTATCAAGCTCAACAACATATTTTACTATTTGAAATTTGAAGCATAAAAGTTTTGAGAACAATGAGGAGATGCTTAGTATCAGTTATTATTAAGAGAAATATGCAATACATGATCTCAAACCAAAACTTATCCGGAGTTATGTTTCCTCTACATTTACTAAAAATGTAAAGCTCGGGATTACAACAATTAGCCACTGATAGTTTCTATGTCCTCGTTGCAGCTGGCGCTTTTGAAGGTGTCATCCCACCTGCCATTGCCCAGCAGACTCACTAGCATTAACAGACAGATTTTTTTCATTTGCTGTCAAGCAACTATGTTGAAAAAAGAAGGCAATCGCAGCTCTCTGCCAATCAAGCTACACACCTTGTTCTCctacttaggtggtgtttgaatctcctgaagataaatattaagtgtttcacgtaaaacgaggtggtaataacgtgtgattaattaagttttaattattgcaaacttggaaaatagattaatttgatattttagaacaacttttatatagaaagttttcgtacgaaacgtaccgtttagcagtttcaaaaacgtgccacgaaaatccaaaatttcatccacTCCTTGCAGTGGAAACGAACAGGACCTAAGCATTGAGATACTAGAGCTTATCATGCAACTGGATAGCATTCTCTTATACCACGCTCTCCTGTTTGCTGCTCTGGTACTCAATGTCGCCGAGGCACTACATGATATTGGCTATGACACTTGGCTGAACTTCCTGATGCCTTCTAAGCCTCCACATATCTTTGCAAATCTCATGCATTTCCTCAACAATAAAGACAAAATACATCACACGCATTTTCTCTTGACCATATTGAGTATATATGATATCCAGAGGCTAGCTCTCATGTATGATGTCATTGAGAAGATCGACTATAGAATTGGAGTTTTTACGCCGATTTTGCTATACTGAAATATAGGGTGCTATTTATCAAAGTTGTCTGCAGAAGTATATGGAATGGAatgttatattttcttttaaaaagggaaATTATGTTGACAAGAAATGTTGGACTTTATTTACATAACTACATTTTTTATTACAAGAAAGATACACACCCATAAATCACCACACATACACAATCGCGAGTGTGGGCGCTTATTTGAACCCACAGTGGTGAGAGTCATGCACCGACCATAGCTCCACCACATTAAATATGTTTCCTCTACATTTACTAATGATTAATAGTATATGTGGTATCTAATAGAAGGAGGTCAATTTACAATACATTGACAACAACAGTCAAGTGCAAAGCAGCAAAACTTGCTTGGAACTTATCAACCAGCCAAGACCTCTTCAATTGTGACAAAACGCCCCTTCTCAATGGACAACTGCCCAGCCACGCCGATGGCAACAGATAATAGGCCATCAGTTATATCGACCGATGGGCCGGATGCACCTTGAAGCCTGATGGCAGACAGGAAATTGAGGTGCTCCAGGTAGCTAGATCCATGATGAAGACCTTGATATCTGAAAAATTTACAGTTAGTGGAGATACATAAAACTTCTTACCTACCTAGACCAAAGTAACCTCTGAGCATTACTTCCCTTCTTGGAAGGGATTAATTTTCCTGGACTGTTAACTAATCCTGTAGTTGGATAAGCAGATATTGAATATTATAGAGGAGATcctttaaaagaaaaattttaaatgtgaTGTCCGTCCATGGATATTAAAACCGCTTTTAGTTTTGGGACACTTTTACAGTGGTGTTTTCCAATCTGAAGGAAAATGTCAGTGTGTTTTATGGATAACCTGTTGCCCAATGACAACTGTTCAGAAGAACAAAATTTTGTTACAAAGTGGTAAAGCGGAACATACTTGATCCGTTCATCTTCAGCCATTATCGTTACAACTCCATCTCTACCTCCTGTTCTCTTTCCAACCCTAACAATGCTCTCTGGAACAAAAGCCTCGCCCTGTTTAAATTTCCATCATTATACATAATAAAATTCCGTACTCTGACAGTTAACTTAATATAGCATGTATAATCAAGATTAGCCATGccaaataaattctaaaaggGACTCCTTTCTATTTCTTAGCTCCATTGTAACAATAAAAAGACTCAAACTTACTTAATGCCCTAATGGCATCTGAAGCAATTTTTCCTAAAATCTTTGGCAACAAGCTCAGAACCAGATCATCAAGAAATTTTGCAGCTTCAACTACATCTTCTGACACACACTCCCCATTATCTATATGGTCCAAGCATTTTATACTATGGTCGTGACATTTACAAATTAGAATCCATATATTTATCATTTCTTGCTCATAGACTTGAGCACAGTAGACCAACCTTTTATTTTGGGTCTATGGTGTAGAGATGCATGTGTTATTGCCAATGCTTAATCATTCAAATATAATTTACCAGTGAGCCAATATTTTTGGAAGAGATAACTTCTGTCTGCACAACATTCCCCAAGAGTGTGCAATATTCATCTAAAAAAGGTAAAAGATGTAATAACAGGACCCATATTTGATAGGTTACGACTACCACATCTGGTGTGGTGGTGTGCCTCTAAGCTCTAGCAGCATGACAAGATATTTTATGGAATTTTGCAGCATAGTGTCATTTTTACTCTTAATTGCCCTTGCTGTTGGGGAAGATCTAAATTACCCTAGAAATATCATCAGCTACATGACAAAAATTCACTAAAGTGGCACTGTAACAATTGGAAAAACTACTAAATAATCATTGAAGTGAATGCTGGACACTAAACTGCAGATTGagcatataagatatatatGGTCATATGGAGCTACTTGGAATTGCATATCTGCGTATGACTACGCAATTGTACTACAAAGAAATCAAGATATGAAAAGCATCGTCTTAGTTGTACCTTCCCAATGTCACCAACTACAGAAATTTCCTGCTCATTCCTACTACCTTCAGCAAACATGCAGAGGTCAAGCATGCCACGAGAGCCATTATCAAATTCTACTATTACATATGCATTGTCTATAATATCTGGAACCTGCATTGAGAAAGAACTTAAAATCAGGGACTGCTGTTTAAATTGAGACCACCATAACCCGATAAGCACAAAAAATGCCCTGCAGCTTATAAATATAGCCTTTATAAGCTTAAAAATAATCACACGAGTGAAAATGCCATCCAGCTTATAAAACAGCGATCTTGTAGTCAATTAACCTGACCTTCCCATCATAAACTTCATCCTTGTGGTTGACATCAATGGCTCCAGAAGCCATCACACGAACAGGGTTTGCAGCTGCAAACAATCTCATCAAATCAAAAAAATGGCAGCACTTCTCAACAAGAGTTCCTCCACTGTTGCAATTGAACCTATTCCAATTATTAACCTGCCAGGGTTGTAACAGTTACAGCCTTACAGGAAATTTGAAAAGAATAATTACAACTAGTATCATAGTCTTGGGTCCTTGTACCTTAACAAGGAAAGGAAACCGGTGTTCACGGATTGCCACCATTCTGACTTGCCCCAAGGTGCCACTTTTAACAGTATCTATAAGCTTAGCAACCGGAGGCATATACCTGTATTCTAATCCAACTTGCACAAGTATGTCTGATCTCTGTTTAGCCGCTTCTACAACCTGTATGGAAAGATGGACAGATTCTGAAATCCACATGAAAGAGGTTTGTACAGATCGAGAGAACTAAAATTTTCAGGTGTTCATCAGAGAACAACTGAACAGAGACAAACAATCAAGATAGATCTATGTAGATTCAAGGTCAAATACATTGATATCTGTTTTTCCTCAACAACCTTGCTAGCATGTCTTCTCTTTAAGTTCTCAGTAGATTAGCATGGCTCTCCTTTCTTTTCACTTCTACTACAAATGCAATTAAATGTTCAACAAACTTCCCACATACAACGAGAAAGCAAAGCTTAAAAGTTTTCATGAACGTAAAATTTCGCAGCACTGCAGGCATCAAAATCACATCACACAGCTCTGACCCTCCAAAATTTGAGCTCACCTTCTGACAGTCCTGTACTGTAGTACACAAGGGCTTCTCAACAAGGATGTGGTGTGGTTTGGGGTGACTGATGATGTCCATGAGTATCTGGTAGTGAGTCATGTTTGGCGATGACACAACAACAGCGTCGCAAAGCCCGCTGTCCAGCAGCTCCCCATGACCTGAAAAGATCTTGAAACCTTCTAGTCGTTTAGGATTCAGTACAACAACAGGCACAACTATAGAACACACAAATTGTGGCAATCTAATATCATCCATACTGTCAATAGTTTTGACAAAAAAATCTTAATTGAACTAACACACATGGCACACTAAAGTCTAATTGTGATGAAATCAATGAACAAAAGGGAATTAATTTCAGAAACTAGAATCACAATTATCAACAACTACTAAGCAGTAATCAAGGCAGTAGTATTCACAGTTTTAATAAAATCACTGTACAAAATGATAGATTAAAGAGTAGTGAAAAACATAATACTCGTACCACTTAAAACTAAAATCTTTCTATGCAAGCTTTTCCATTACAAACTTCCATCTGCACAACGTTTTCCTCTGGCTAAATTTCGTTGGACCTATCTTAGAGATACTTTTTATTGGGATAGATCTCTCAACAATAGAGAAGACTTCCTTTTTGTTCCTGGTTGCATCTGGGATGTGGCCCTTGGCTATACAGTTCTTCCGTTTTGGGGTTTTGGCCCTGGGCTAATCAGCAAAATCAGAACAAAATGGCAACTGAGAAAAGGTTTCCTAAGCAAACTGAATTAATCCTTCTGAAGAAAGTTTCTATTCTCTTTGCAGTCCTGGAGTGTACTACTGCAGGTGAAGGACAGAGCAAAGGTTTAGGATTTCAGCAGTAGCCTAAAGATTTGGATGCAAACTCTACAGAGCCATCCTGGTTGAGAAGGGACAATATTTGATATGCAGCTACTTATGAAACATTTTCTCGGTGGACCAGCAAAAGAACACCAACAAAACTTCTAAGTTCAAGCGAggcttgctagttgctacatGTTCTACAACAAACAAGATTACCGTACAACATCCAGCCACATCTCAAATCTcaacaacctttttttttatctttattaGTAGTGTTTCTCCTCTTTAGGTCATATTCCTTCCTTTTAGTTTGCATTTGCAAAACAACAAAACTTGTTAAGTTCAAGCGAGGCTTGCTACATGTTATACAACAAACAAGATTAGTGTACAGCATCTAGCCAGACCTCAACAACTATGTTGTTTTGATGTATGGCCTCTGGGAACAAGATTGCCATTTTGGTGTTGTATTTAGTGGTGTTTCTCCTGCTTTTAGCTCAATGTTGCTGTTACTAATTCCTTTTGTTTGCATTTGCAAAACAACTCTGAAACTTCTGCACTCTGAAACCCTTGCTTTCAATAAGAGCAGCAGCAAAGGGTCCTACTCCTACTTGCCCTACAGTTCATCAAAGCGAAAGGTGAATTCAGATAATATGATGGCCATGGCGTGCGTGTATACACCTGGGGAGCGGGGAGgccgaggtcggcggcgagctggaggccgaggcggagcgACTCCGGGTGGGGGTCGGCGAGGCAGGTGACGCGCACGCGCACCGGCGGCTCCGCCCgcccgacctcgccggcgaggtgggcgaGGTTGTGGAGGTGCTCCCTCCCCATCATCCCCACCCCGACTATCCCGTacctcacctccgccgccgccgcagccgtcgccgtcgtcgccgccatccgcTCTCGAGTGAATCTGGACGGGTTTCCGGTCAAGTGGTTCAATGTTCCTCCGCGCCCTCGATGACAGATTGACAAGTGTGAAAACGGTTGGTGCGCATCTTTGGAAGCGGATTCTGTTGTGTTTTAAGCCGTCGGATCGAAAGCATGGAGTGTGAAGTGTGCTCGTCCGTTGGATCAATGGTGCCACTGCGGAGTGGACCAACCACGACCGAGGTTGACTGATGGGTTAGGCCCGTTCGGGCCCAACTTCAGCGTTGGCCTTCGACCTGACCAAGATCCTGATTGAAAAGCTTAAAATGAAGGGAGAGCATAAACATCTATGAATAGTTTATGAGAATATACATAAACCGGGTTTTTCAGCTTCTAGTTTTTT
The Oryza glaberrima chromosome 8, OglaRS2, whole genome shotgun sequence DNA segment above includes these coding regions:
- the LOC127781081 gene encoding uncharacterized protein LOC127781081; protein product: MAATTATAAAAAEVRYGIVGVGMMGREHLHNLAHLAGEVGRAEPPVRVRVTCLADPHPESLRLGLQLAADLGLPAPQIFSGHGELLDSGLCDAVVVSSPNMTHYQILMDIISHPKPHHILVEKPLCTTVQDCQKVVEAAKQRSDILVQVGLEYRYMPPVAKLIDTVKSGTLGQVRMVAIREHRFPFLVKVNNWNRFNCNSGGTLVEKCCHFFDLMRLFAAANPVRVMASGAIDVNHKDEVYDGKVPDIIDNAYVIVEFDNGSRGMLDLCMFAEGSRNEQEISVVGDIGKGEAFVPESIVRVGKRTGGRDGVVTIMAEDERIKYQGLHHGSSYLEHLNFLSAIRLQGASGPSVDITDGLLSVAIGVAGQLSIEKGRFVTIEEVLAG